From a region of the Alnus glutinosa chromosome 1, dhAlnGlut1.1, whole genome shotgun sequence genome:
- the LOC133871306 gene encoding uncharacterized protein LOC133871306, which yields MTGVTLEELRKRMAEFSKERDWDQFHSPRNLLLALVGEVGELSEIFQWKGEVPRGLPDWKDEEKQHLGEELSDVLLYLVRLSDICGIDLGEAALRKLELNAIKYPVKLCKGSSEKHTQINAAENDNGNSNGCVTGISNSDSKSRSDGV from the exons ATGACAGGGGTTACTCTCGAAGAGTTGAGGAAGAGAATGGCGGAGTTTTCAAAGGAAAGGGACTGGGATCAGTTTCATAGCCCTAGAAATCTCCTTTTGGCTCTG GTGGGAGAAGTGGGAGAGCTGTCCGAGATATTTCAGTGGAAAGGGGAGGTTCCAAGAGGACTGCCTGATTGGAAAGACGAAGAGAAGCAACACCTGGGTGAAGAACTTTCAGACGTCCTGCTCTATCTTGTTAGGCTTTCTGATATATGTGGCATTGATCTTGGTGAAGCTGCACTTCGTAAGCTGGAGCTCAATGCTATTAAATACCCGGTCAAGCTTTGCAAGGGCTCCTCCGAAAAGCACACGCAAATCAACGCAGCTGAGAACGACAATGGCAATAGTAATGGTTGTGTTACAGGCATCAGCAATAGTGACAGCAAAAGCAGGAGTGATGGGGTTTGA